A stretch of Aureispira sp. CCB-E DNA encodes these proteins:
- a CDS encoding 3-hydroxybutyryl-CoA dehydrogenase has product MKNIVVIGAGTMGNGIAHVFAMHDYAVSLVDISEAALERALATISKNLDRMVKKEKISEEDKAATLSNITTSTNLDEAAASADLIVEAATENIDLKLKIFRQIDAAAPANAILATNTSSISITKIAAETSRPDKVIGMHFMNPVPVMKLVEVIRGYATSDEVTETIMAMSKNLGKIPTEVNDYPGFIANRILMPMINEAIYSLYESVAGVEEIDTVMKLGMAHPMGPLQLADFIGLDVCLSILNVLHDGFGNPKYAPCPLLVNMVTAGYLGRKTGEGFYKYEKGSKELVVSSRFQKKQLV; this is encoded by the coding sequence ATGAAAAATATTGTTGTAATAGGTGCGGGAACGATGGGAAATGGAATCGCACACGTTTTTGCCATGCATGATTATGCTGTATCTTTAGTAGATATTTCAGAAGCTGCACTAGAAAGAGCGTTGGCTACTATTTCGAAGAACTTGGACCGAATGGTTAAAAAAGAAAAAATATCCGAAGAAGATAAGGCGGCAACTCTATCAAATATTACAACTTCAACAAACCTAGATGAAGCTGCTGCATCAGCAGACTTAATCGTAGAAGCAGCAACGGAGAATATTGACTTAAAGTTGAAAATATTTAGACAAATTGATGCTGCTGCTCCTGCCAATGCGATTTTAGCAACCAATACATCTTCTATTTCAATTACTAAAATAGCTGCTGAAACTAGCCGTCCCGATAAGGTGATTGGCATGCACTTTATGAATCCTGTGCCTGTGATGAAATTGGTAGAAGTAATTCGTGGTTATGCTACTTCAGATGAAGTAACAGAAACCATTATGGCAATGTCAAAAAATTTAGGAAAAATCCCTACAGAGGTAAACGATTACCCTGGATTTATTGCGAATCGAATTTTGATGCCTATGATTAATGAGGCAATTTACTCGTTATACGAAAGTGTGGCAGGAGTGGAAGAAATTGATACGGTTATGAAACTAGGAATGGCGCACCCTATGGGACCATTGCAATTAGCCGATTTTATAGGTTTGGATGTATGCTTGTCTATTTTAAACGTTTTACATGACGGCTTTGGCAACCCTAAGTATGCTCCATGTCCATTGTTGGTAAATATGGTGACAGCAGGTTATTTGGGACGCAAAACAGGGGAAGGTTTCTACAAATATGAAAAAGGGAGCAAGGAATTGGTTGTTTCTTCAAGATTTCAAAAGAAGCAATTGGTTTAA
- a CDS encoding sterol desaturase family protein: protein MDAIVDYFSRLEHLPLHRAGYLFGGLFIFFLIENTLPLFKASYNKTKHTGLNIFFTMTTIVINFAMAFILAWAALFVETNNFGILNWIGASIFVSMTLGLLLMDFIGAWLAHYIEHHVTWMWQFHVIHHTDQNVDTTTGNRHHPGESVIRFLFTTAAVLIVGAPIWLVFLYQTLSVILTQFNHANVKMPSWLDTALRLVFCTPNMHRVHHHYRQPYSDSNYGNIFSFWDRIFGTYVVVDNSKLIYGVDTYMDKEVTEDVVALLKIPFQGHRKHIEYDDEEVL from the coding sequence ATGGATGCTATTGTAGACTACTTTTCTAGGTTGGAACACCTTCCCCTACACCGAGCAGGTTATTTGTTTGGAGGTTTATTTATCTTTTTTTTAATAGAAAACACACTTCCACTATTCAAAGCGTCTTACAACAAGACCAAACACACAGGGTTGAATATCTTTTTTACAATGACAACGATTGTCATTAATTTTGCTATGGCATTTATTTTAGCTTGGGCAGCTCTTTTTGTTGAGACAAATAATTTTGGAATTTTAAATTGGATCGGAGCCTCTATTTTTGTCTCTATGACACTTGGTTTGTTACTAATGGATTTTATAGGTGCTTGGTTGGCGCATTATATTGAACACCATGTAACATGGATGTGGCAGTTTCACGTTATTCATCATACCGACCAAAATGTAGATACGACAACAGGCAATCGACATCATCCAGGAGAAAGCGTCATTCGATTCTTATTTACCACAGCAGCAGTTTTAATTGTTGGTGCGCCAATTTGGTTGGTGTTTTTATACCAAACATTGTCAGTCATTCTAACGCAATTCAATCATGCTAATGTCAAAATGCCATCTTGGCTAGATACGGCATTAAGGTTAGTGTTTTGTACGCCCAATATGCATCGAGTACACCACCATTACCGTCAACCTTATTCAGATTCTAATTATGGTAATATCTTTTCGTTTTGGGATCGAATTTTTGGAACATATGTAGTCGTTGATAATTCTAAATTGATTTATGGGGTAGATACTTATATGGATAAAGAAGTTACCGAAGATGTCGTAGCCTTGCTCAAAATTCCTTTTCAAGGACATCGGAAACATATAGAATACGATGATGAAGAGGTATTGTAA
- a CDS encoding hydroxymethylglutaryl-CoA lyase, producing MVKIVECPRDAMQGIKEFFIDTEVKAQYINKLLKVGFDTIDFGSFVSPKAIPQMRDTAKVLSQLELDTTNSKLLAIVANERGTQDACQFDEITYLGYPFSISETFQLRNTNATIDQSLKRLGNIQELTQKYNKQLVVYVSMGFGNPYGDVWNVDIVQKWVDLLADMGIKILSLSDTIGVANRETIEYLFSNLIPPYPDVEFGAHFHTRPDEWEEKIDAAFKNGCRRFDGAIKGYGGCPMAKDDLTGNMPTEKMLSYFPKKGAELNLNMDIFAEAMGMTHLVFPEH from the coding sequence ATGGTAAAAATAGTGGAATGCCCCAGAGATGCTATGCAAGGTATCAAAGAATTTTTTATTGATACAGAAGTTAAAGCTCAGTACATCAACAAACTACTAAAAGTTGGTTTTGATACCATTGATTTTGGTAGTTTTGTGTCGCCCAAAGCCATCCCCCAAATGAGAGATACTGCAAAGGTTTTGAGTCAACTAGAATTGGATACAACCAATAGTAAGTTACTAGCAATTGTTGCGAATGAAAGAGGAACACAAGATGCCTGTCAATTTGATGAAATTACTTATTTAGGTTATCCATTCTCAATATCAGAAACCTTTCAATTACGAAATACAAATGCCACAATTGATCAATCTTTAAAGCGTTTAGGAAATATTCAAGAGTTGACACAAAAATACAACAAACAATTGGTCGTTTATGTGTCTATGGGATTTGGTAACCCTTATGGCGATGTATGGAATGTTGATATTGTTCAAAAATGGGTCGATTTGTTAGCTGATATGGGCATTAAAATTTTGTCCTTGTCGGATACCATTGGGGTTGCTAATAGAGAAACAATTGAGTACTTGTTTAGCAATTTAATTCCCCCTTATCCTGATGTTGAGTTTGGAGCGCATTTCCATACTCGTCCTGATGAATGGGAAGAAAAAATAGATGCTGCATTTAAGAATGGCTGCCGCCGATTTGACGGAGCTATTAAAGGATATGGTGGTTGTCCTATGGCAAAAGATGATTTGACAGGAAATATGCCTACCGAAAAAATGTTGAGCTATTTTCCTAAAAAAGGAGCGGAGTTAAATCTAAATATGGATATTTTTGCAGAAGCTATGGGAATGACACACTTGGTCTTTCCTGAGCATTAA
- a CDS encoding RsmD family RNA methyltransferase, translated as MRIVSGFLKGRRFDLPSSKWKTRPTTDYAKESLFNILSNWITLDGIQVLDLFAGTGNMSYEFASRGASYICCVDKFSACARYIQEHAKLFKIEDVLEVRKQDVFQFLGKHRKKYDIIFADPPYDSPKFQLLANIIFEQELLNENGLLIIEHDSRQNFANHPKFVELRQYGQSYFSFLSNEEA; from the coding sequence ATGCGAATAGTTAGTGGCTTTTTGAAAGGTCGTCGATTTGACTTGCCTAGTTCCAAATGGAAAACACGTCCAACAACCGATTATGCTAAAGAAAGTTTGTTTAATATTTTGTCTAATTGGATAACATTGGACGGCATACAAGTATTGGATCTGTTTGCAGGAACGGGGAATATGTCGTATGAATTTGCATCAAGAGGAGCTAGTTACATTTGTTGTGTTGACAAATTTTCGGCTTGCGCCCGATATATCCAAGAACATGCAAAGCTATTCAAAATAGAGGATGTCTTAGAGGTTAGAAAACAAGATGTTTTTCAATTTTTGGGCAAACACCGCAAAAAATACGATATTATTTTTGCAGATCCTCCTTATGACTCACCCAAGTTTCAACTGTTAGCGAATATAATTTTTGAACAAGAATTGTTAAATGAGAATGGATTGTTAATTATCGAACATGATTCTCGTCAAAATTTTGCAAATCATCCCAAATTTGTAGAACTTCGCCAATACGGACAATCCTACTTTAGTTTTTTGTCGAATGAAGAGGCATAA
- a CDS encoding ankyrin repeat domain-containing protein: MKRKMKKAIELIERGTITEFKTAFDNPKDMMNLLVTDSLGLFKGTLLHYAVNYRKLSFVKYFVQLGADIESTLGTGHSPLYEAILSRSTTIAQYLIDAGADKHTTNQQGENLFYAIVQMRYGDRSTTKVKLLSFLIGLGLDINEKNEGGRTILFELVKWDEPKVLNCLLCHGADVNIQDKYGYTAMHVAAAKDCVQICRLLLKAGGALNQENHYGWTPLDMAVVCDSKSTIEFLGGEKAVLSVNNIGLEILRHILSKKEHQIVPLLSKLDDPNLYDYNQLSLLNRLVREEAVVVVKEFLKKNDVELEGALNMACFKGNYLLVKLLLNYGANPNQSNKNGSPLYNLLMFSKLDDNLLNIVQLLLDNGLAYDPTETNFRGNILDLILQKKSTELNTMLEIL, from the coding sequence ATGAAACGAAAAATGAAAAAAGCAATTGAATTAATCGAAAGAGGAACCATTACCGAATTTAAAACAGCATTTGATAACCCAAAGGATATGATGAATCTGCTGGTAACGGATAGTTTGGGATTGTTTAAAGGAACCTTACTGCATTATGCGGTTAATTATAGAAAATTGTCTTTTGTCAAATATTTTGTCCAACTAGGAGCTGATATAGAATCTACATTAGGGACGGGACACAGCCCATTGTATGAAGCAATCTTATCTAGATCAACAACAATTGCTCAATATTTAATTGATGCAGGAGCCGACAAGCATACCACCAATCAGCAGGGCGAAAATTTATTTTATGCCATTGTTCAAATGCGGTATGGCGACCGTTCTACAACTAAAGTAAAGTTATTATCTTTTTTAATTGGTTTGGGGTTAGACATCAATGAAAAAAATGAAGGAGGACGAACTATCTTATTTGAATTAGTAAAGTGGGACGAACCCAAAGTCTTGAATTGTTTGCTATGTCATGGGGCTGATGTGAATATCCAAGATAAATATGGTTATACAGCTATGCATGTTGCTGCTGCAAAAGATTGCGTCCAAATTTGTCGATTATTGTTGAAGGCAGGAGGTGCTCTCAATCAGGAAAATCACTATGGTTGGACGCCACTAGATATGGCAGTTGTGTGTGACTCTAAATCTACAATAGAATTTTTAGGAGGAGAAAAAGCGGTGCTGTCTGTTAATAATATAGGTTTAGAAATCTTGCGGCATATCCTTTCTAAAAAGGAACATCAAATAGTACCTCTATTGTCAAAATTAGACGACCCTAATTTGTATGATTACAATCAATTATCTTTGTTAAATAGGTTGGTTAGAGAAGAAGCCGTGGTTGTAGTGAAAGAATTCTTAAAGAAAAACGATGTTGAGTTGGAAGGAGCACTAAATATGGCTTGTTTCAAAGGGAATTATTTGTTAGTCAAACTTTTGTTAAATTATGGAGCAAATCCCAATCAATCAAATAAAAATGGGTCTCCACTTTATAACTTATTGATGTTTTCTAAGCTGGATGATAACCTATTAAATATCGTTCAATTACTGTTAGACAATGGCTTAGCTTATGACCCTACAGAAACAAATTTTAGAGGAAATATACTAGACTTAATCCTACAGAAAAAAAGTACAGAATTAAATACAATGTTGGAAATATTATAA
- a CDS encoding cytochrome c biogenesis protein, whose translation MKNIYKILGVILVSYSLLAGMLIPLGTGIINVSPRVAQGGEPLDLKIKGYNANFLKDKGNYEARIRLNPKLAICAKNITVKNNQELELSFDLPLGKLPIQTLTENGKKSSFPLLEVSGKNNGYSSLESAVYIKDSLVENTIQDFCDVVPFAQTEEEQISFPFLNILEETIRNLFYHVPMWFAMMLLMLISVVYSILYLARPEIERYDIQATSFAAVGVLFGVIGILTGALWAKHTWGAYWSFDVKQNTSAVALLIYLAYFVLRSSFDDMDKRARVAAIYNIFAFATLIPLLYIVPRMVDSLHPGMGGNPAFSKLDLDNTMRMVFYPAVLGWMMMGIWISNLGGRIERLMRIKLELEE comes from the coding sequence ATGAAGAATATATACAAAATATTGGGAGTCATTTTAGTAAGTTATAGTCTCCTTGCTGGTATGCTAATTCCTTTGGGAACAGGAATTATTAATGTTTCACCAAGAGTTGCTCAAGGAGGAGAACCTTTAGATCTGAAAATAAAAGGATACAATGCCAACTTTTTGAAAGACAAAGGTAATTATGAAGCTCGTATTCGCCTCAATCCCAAGTTGGCAATTTGTGCCAAGAATATAACGGTTAAAAACAACCAAGAATTAGAGTTGTCGTTTGATCTACCTTTAGGAAAATTACCAATCCAAACCCTAACAGAGAATGGTAAAAAATCTAGCTTTCCATTGTTGGAGGTATCTGGAAAAAACAACGGTTACAGTTCACTAGAGTCTGCTGTTTACATCAAAGATAGCTTGGTTGAAAATACCATACAAGATTTTTGTGATGTCGTTCCTTTTGCGCAGACAGAAGAAGAACAAATCAGTTTTCCTTTCTTAAATATTTTAGAAGAAACCATCCGCAATTTATTCTATCATGTGCCAATGTGGTTTGCCATGATGTTATTAATGCTAATATCTGTCGTTTATAGCATTTTGTATCTGGCAAGACCAGAAATAGAACGATATGATATTCAAGCAACTTCCTTTGCTGCTGTTGGGGTACTTTTCGGAGTGATTGGAATTTTGACAGGCGCATTGTGGGCAAAACATACTTGGGGAGCTTATTGGTCGTTTGACGTTAAACAAAACACTTCTGCAGTTGCTTTGTTAATCTATTTAGCGTACTTCGTATTGAGAAGCTCTTTTGATGATATGGATAAACGTGCTAGAGTAGCGGCTATTTATAATATCTTTGCTTTTGCAACTTTAATTCCGTTGCTTTACATTGTTCCTAGAATGGTAGATAGTTTACACCCAGGAATGGGAGGAAATCCAGCCTTTAGTAAATTGGATTTAGACAATACCATGCGAATGGTGTTTTACCCAGCGGTGTTGGGGTGGATGATGATGGGAATTTGGATTTCTAATCTAGGTGGGAGAATCGAACGATTGATGCGAATAAAACTAGAATTAGAGGAGTAA
- a CDS encoding EamA family transporter, whose product MNLEKLRSDRYLIPIAYFCIYFIWGSTYLATDWAFQSFPPFFMTAIRFITAGLILLSISYQGVKTATVKQLKNAAFFGILILGIGSGGTMWSVLYLDTGMASLIVGCEPLLLVLLSWLLVGQRASFQKLLGVGLGMIGMYILVSQETITTNPDAYKGIIAISIAIVSWTIGSIYIKQMDMPESKVANTAIQMLAAGFVLFMVSTVLQEDLTTIPARFTWKSFFSLLYLLFFGSIIAYSAFNYLLLKDDPRKVATVTYINPIIALALGAYLNDEVITTQSAWAATILILGVVFIIREDKVVTAARQVEVLDSDISDLKS is encoded by the coding sequence ATGAATCTGGAAAAATTGCGTTCCGATCGCTATTTAATCCCCATCGCTTATTTTTGCATTTATTTTATTTGGGGATCTACTTATTTGGCAACCGATTGGGCTTTTCAATCCTTTCCGCCCTTTTTTATGACTGCTATTCGATTTATAACAGCAGGATTGATATTGTTATCAATCAGTTATCAAGGCGTAAAGACAGCGACGGTCAAACAACTTAAAAATGCCGCTTTTTTTGGCATTCTGATTTTGGGCATAGGGTCAGGAGGAACCATGTGGTCTGTTTTGTATTTGGATACAGGAATGGCTTCTTTAATTGTAGGCTGCGAACCTTTGTTGTTGGTTTTACTATCTTGGCTTTTGGTTGGTCAGCGGGCTAGTTTTCAGAAGTTATTAGGGGTTGGATTGGGAATGATTGGTATGTATATTTTGGTTAGCCAAGAGACAATAACAACAAATCCAGATGCTTACAAAGGAATTATTGCTATTTCTATCGCCATTGTAAGTTGGACAATTGGTTCTATTTATATTAAGCAGATGGACATGCCTGAATCAAAAGTTGCGAATACCGCCATTCAAATGCTGGCAGCAGGCTTTGTACTATTTATGGTGAGCACGGTTTTGCAAGAAGATTTAACGACAATTCCAGCACGGTTTACATGGAAATCATTTTTTTCATTATTATACCTTCTGTTTTTTGGTTCTATCATCGCTTATTCTGCGTTCAACTATTTGTTGTTAAAAGACGACCCTAGAAAGGTTGCTACAGTAACTTATATCAATCCGATTATAGCTTTGGCATTAGGGGCGTATTTGAATGATGAGGTGATTACAACCCAATCTGCTTGGGCCGCAACCATTTTGATTTTGGGGGTTGTTTTTATAATTCGAGAAGATAAAGTTGTCACTGCTGCTAGACAGGTGGAAGTATTGGATTCTGATATATCGGACTTAAAAAGCTAG
- a CDS encoding DUF3822 family protein translates to MVDIIYNIFEDDFNKSLTHTYNLSVLMGTDRLSYLISNEQNQVVALRSYQLSGLPHESPLKQVLIEDSILRAKFKTVRVGLFAPKFSLIPLSLFSEEEASVYLQQTTTLNKSDQVFFDLVESLKAANVYAFAIPYIQDFKEHFSEVNFCHVSTGLINNFINNFDSSSSKNIFLNIYDHYVMITVIENNKLLFHNIFSFKASPDCLYYILLVYKQLGLMPDRHPLYIVGELVADSEIHKLLYKYIKTIHFVNRPNFYVFGEKLQASFAQNFFFDLYSLKLCE, encoded by the coding sequence TTGGTAGATATAATATACAATATATTTGAAGACGATTTTAATAAATCGTTGACGCATACTTATAACCTATCCGTCCTTATGGGCACGGATAGGTTGTCTTATTTAATCAGTAATGAACAAAACCAAGTTGTTGCGCTTCGATCGTATCAGCTTTCTGGTTTGCCTCATGAATCGCCACTCAAACAAGTTTTAATAGAAGATAGCATTCTTCGAGCCAAGTTCAAAACGGTTCGAGTTGGTTTGTTTGCCCCCAAGTTCTCATTGATACCTTTGTCTTTGTTTAGCGAAGAAGAAGCTAGTGTATACTTGCAACAAACAACTACCTTGAATAAGTCTGATCAGGTGTTTTTTGATTTGGTAGAGAGTCTGAAAGCAGCCAATGTTTATGCCTTTGCAATACCTTATATCCAAGACTTCAAAGAACATTTTTCAGAGGTGAACTTTTGTCATGTATCTACTGGTTTAATTAATAATTTTATTAATAATTTTGATAGCAGTAGCTCTAAAAATATTTTTCTGAATATTTATGATCATTATGTTATGATTACGGTAATTGAAAATAACAAATTACTTTTTCATAATATTTTTTCTTTTAAAGCTTCGCCAGATTGCTTGTACTACATTTTGTTAGTTTACAAACAATTAGGCTTGATGCCAGATCGACATCCTTTGTATATCGTAGGTGAATTGGTAGCGGATTCAGAAATTCATAAATTGCTATACAAATACATAAAAACGATACATTTTGTGAATCGTCCTAATTTTTATGTTTTTGGAGAGAAGCTTCAGGCGAGTTTTGCTCAGAATTTTTTCTTTGATTTGTACAGTCTTAAATTATGCGAATAG
- a CDS encoding Glu/Leu/Phe/Val dehydrogenase gives MSDYSFFEGVEKNFDKAAKHTDLSSGLLEQIKGCNAVFRMNFPVKIGDSVEVIEAYRVQHSNHRSPTKGGIRYSTGVNQDEVMALAALMTYKCAVVDVPFGGAKGGVKINAKDYTEEQLEQITRRYAAELVRKNFIGPGMDVPAPDYGTGPREMAWIMDTYAALNPGEIDAAGCVTGKPVSQNGIAGRTEATGRGVYYAVREACNYEEDMAALGLTTGLAGKTMVIQGLGNVGSYTGMISQDEGNVKIIGVAEYEGSIYNKDGIDIHALLDFRKQTGSIIGFPGTTTLENRGDALELECDILVPAALENQINEDNADRIKAKIIVEAANGPVTPEAEEVLLDKGCLIIPDMYANAGGVTVSYFEWLKNLSHMRFGRMQKRFESNRYELLVDLVLKMTGKELSDNERKLLTFGADEVDLVRSGLEETMITAYNGIRDTLKRKYIKDLRTAAFVYAIEKIGSDYTALGIWP, from the coding sequence ATGTCAGATTATAGCTTTTTTGAAGGAGTCGAGAAAAATTTTGATAAAGCAGCCAAACATACAGATTTGTCTAGTGGATTGCTTGAGCAAATTAAAGGTTGTAACGCCGTTTTCCGCATGAATTTTCCTGTTAAAATAGGAGATTCGGTAGAAGTAATTGAAGCATACCGTGTACAACACTCGAACCATAGATCTCCTACTAAAGGAGGAATTCGCTACAGCACGGGAGTGAATCAAGACGAAGTAATGGCTTTAGCTGCTTTGATGACCTATAAATGTGCCGTTGTAGACGTACCATTTGGTGGTGCAAAAGGAGGGGTTAAAATCAATGCAAAAGATTATACAGAAGAACAATTAGAACAAATCACTCGCCGTTATGCTGCTGAGTTGGTTCGCAAAAATTTTATCGGTCCAGGTATGGATGTTCCTGCTCCTGATTATGGAACAGGACCTCGTGAAATGGCTTGGATTATGGATACATATGCTGCCTTAAATCCTGGTGAAATTGATGCTGCTGGATGTGTTACTGGTAAGCCTGTTTCTCAAAATGGTATCGCAGGTCGTACTGAGGCAACAGGTCGTGGTGTTTACTACGCTGTTCGTGAAGCTTGTAACTACGAAGAAGATATGGCTGCTCTAGGTTTGACAACGGGGCTAGCTGGAAAAACAATGGTTATCCAAGGTTTGGGAAATGTAGGTTCTTATACAGGAATGATTTCTCAAGACGAAGGTAATGTTAAAATTATTGGTGTTGCTGAATACGAAGGTTCAATTTATAATAAGGATGGAATCGATATTCATGCTTTATTGGACTTTAGAAAACAAACTGGATCTATCATTGGATTCCCTGGTACAACAACTTTAGAAAATAGAGGGGATGCTTTGGAATTAGAATGTGATATCTTGGTTCCTGCAGCTTTAGAAAATCAAATTAACGAAGACAATGCTGATAGAATTAAAGCTAAAATCATTGTAGAAGCAGCAAATGGTCCTGTTACGCCAGAAGCAGAAGAAGTATTGTTGGACAAAGGATGTTTGATTATTCCTGATATGTACGCCAATGCAGGTGGGGTAACTGTATCTTATTTTGAGTGGTTGAAAAACCTTTCTCACATGCGTTTTGGTCGTATGCAAAAACGTTTTGAAAGCAATCGTTACGAATTGTTGGTTGACTTGGTCTTGAAAATGACTGGAAAGGAGTTGAGTGACAACGAGCGTAAATTGTTGACATTTGGTGCCGATGAGGTAGACTTAGTTCGCTCTGGACTAGAGGAAACAATGATTACTGCTTATAATGGTATCCGTGATACTTTGAAAAGAAAATACATCAAAGATTTACGTACTGCTGCATTTGTTTATGCTATCGAAAAAATCGGAAGCGATTATACTGCATTGGGTATTTGGCCTTAA
- a CDS encoding FAD-dependent oxidoreductase, with translation MIKVKMYGADWCPDCRRAKSYLEKHQIEYEFIDVDMNADATATVEKINNGKRIIPTIIVDEKSYTNPSNSMLACVLGINPKGRIFFYGADWCPDCRRAKGYLQSNGINYLFIDIDAHDWAVQKVEEINDGKRIIPTLIFNGRTYTNPSNVTLRDVLEIDKEKKDKIYDTIIIGGGAAGLTASIYAQRDRFDTLILEKKNIGGNAFLTEKIENYPGFKDISGPDLMDRMEDQAETYGADIRTGEEVTTIDKKGNIFHVTTEMGEYSGKTIVLATGSTYRKLGIPNESALIGSGVHFCATCDGAFYRGKEIIVIGGGNSALEEGIFLAKFCKKVTIVNRSEEFSASKTYTDKLSSMDNVVALKNKTSVAFEKTEDGLFKGLIIKDNKTEEEELIEAAGAFIFIGLIPNTDNFKNLVDMNEEGFVLTKNLGETSVKGIFAAGDCREGAIAQVAAATGEGVLASYGVRDFLK, from the coding sequence ATGATCAAAGTCAAAATGTATGGAGCCGACTGGTGTCCTGATTGCCGTCGTGCAAAAAGTTATTTGGAGAAACACCAGATAGAATATGAGTTTATTGATGTAGATATGAATGCAGATGCTACGGCTACGGTAGAAAAAATTAATAATGGGAAACGCATCATTCCTACTATTATTGTCGATGAAAAAAGCTATACGAATCCTAGTAACTCAATGCTTGCTTGTGTCTTAGGAATAAACCCCAAAGGACGTATCTTTTTCTATGGAGCCGATTGGTGTCCTGATTGTCGTCGTGCAAAAGGCTATTTGCAAAGCAACGGAATCAATTATCTTTTTATTGACATTGATGCACACGATTGGGCTGTGCAAAAAGTGGAAGAAATCAACGATGGTAAGCGAATTATTCCTACGCTCATTTTTAATGGAAGAACATATACGAACCCCAGCAATGTAACGTTGAGGGATGTATTAGAAATAGACAAAGAGAAAAAAGACAAAATTTATGATACCATTATCATAGGGGGCGGTGCCGCAGGACTTACGGCTTCCATTTATGCTCAAAGAGATCGTTTTGATACGTTAATTTTAGAAAAAAAGAATATAGGAGGCAATGCTTTTTTGACAGAGAAAATTGAAAATTATCCAGGATTTAAGGATATCTCTGGTCCCGATTTGATGGATCGAATGGAAGATCAAGCGGAAACGTATGGTGCTGATATTAGAACAGGAGAGGAGGTGACGACAATTGACAAAAAGGGCAACATTTTTCATGTGACCACAGAAATGGGGGAATATTCAGGAAAGACAATTGTACTGGCAACAGGATCGACGTATCGAAAATTGGGAATTCCCAACGAAAGTGCGTTGATAGGTTCGGGAGTGCATTTTTGTGCTACTTGTGATGGGGCGTTTTATCGAGGGAAGGAGATTATTGTTATTGGTGGAGGAAACTCGGCTTTAGAAGAAGGTATTTTTTTAGCTAAATTTTGCAAGAAAGTAACCATCGTTAACCGTTCAGAAGAATTTTCGGCTTCCAAAACGTATACAGACAAATTGTCTTCGATGGATAATGTGGTAGCGCTAAAAAATAAAACTTCGGTTGCTTTTGAAAAAACAGAGGATGGTTTGTTTAAAGGTTTAATCATAAAAGATAATAAAACCGAAGAAGAAGAATTGATTGAAGCCGCAGGTGCTTTTATTTTTATTGGTCTAATTCCTAACACAGATAATTTCAAAAACTTGGTGGATATGAATGAAGAAGGCTTTGTTTTGACAAAGAATTTGGGAGAAACATCTGTCAAGGGCATTTTTGCGGCAGGGGATTGTCGAGAAGGTGCCATTGCACAAGTCGCCGCTGCGACAGGCGAGGGCGTTTTGGCAAGTTATGGTGTTCGAGACTTTTTGAAATAA
- a CDS encoding CcmD family protein, with protein MKQIINILILSLIPVCVSAQTTTGNDFFSNIGKIYVTVGVILILFVGIVAFLVRLERKVASLEQDMGIEE; from the coding sequence ATGAAGCAAATTATTAACATATTAATACTCAGTTTAATACCTGTTTGTGTATCTGCTCAAACAACAACTGGAAATGACTTTTTTAGTAATATTGGGAAAATATACGTAACTGTAGGTGTTATCCTCATTTTATTCGTAGGAATTGTTGCATTTTTAGTTCGTTTAGAACGAAAAGTAGCAAGCCTAGAACAAGATATGGGAATAGAAGAATAA